Proteins from one Bacteroides zhangwenhongii genomic window:
- a CDS encoding RagB/SusD family nutrient uptake outer membrane protein produces the protein MKHNILLWMTVCLLATSCSNILDKEPDFVSPDYYYNTESELLQALNGVYNRLIDTNGRMYSKGLFSLFVLSDESFYTNNFNNTNIRAGVMDAADLDVGRFWEVLYEGVNRANLLLYSVEGKELDTDMMKAAKGEALFLRGYYYYLLTSFFGEVPLKLAPTMSANDNYLAKSPLVDIYKQIVKDMQEAEKLVLDIDALGYNERITKTGVQAILARVFLKMAGEPLKDETRYADALEYANKVIASTKHELNFDYKQIFINHSQDINESKECIWEIGMYGNKIGTVDLAGSVGVENGILCRDESIGYSGGPMKASKRLYDSYGEGDLRKDWNVAPYYYNVVEETKVNEETQEVEVVQVTKKVMFSATQIYNRNPGKWRREYEIGQKARLFNSTNFPVIRYSDVLLMKAEAENEVNGPTDEAYDAINQVRRRAYGKPIHTVDATVDLPADLAKTDFLEEVKKERFRELCFEGMRKLDLLRWGEYVATMKAFGTEISTTAPSEFKYASRVGQNITDRNVLFPIPNTEITVNKLMTQNEGW, from the coding sequence ATGAAGCATAATATATTGTTATGGATGACCGTATGTCTGTTAGCAACTTCTTGCTCGAACATACTTGATAAGGAACCTGATTTTGTTTCTCCTGATTATTATTATAATACGGAAAGCGAACTGTTACAGGCGTTGAACGGAGTGTATAATCGTCTGATTGACACAAACGGAAGAATGTACAGTAAGGGACTTTTCAGCTTATTTGTACTGAGTGACGAGTCTTTTTATACTAATAATTTTAATAATACTAATATTCGTGCAGGCGTAATGGACGCCGCTGATCTGGATGTTGGACGTTTCTGGGAAGTGTTGTATGAAGGAGTGAACAGAGCCAATCTTCTGTTATATAGCGTTGAAGGTAAAGAATTGGATACCGATATGATGAAAGCTGCAAAGGGAGAGGCTCTTTTCTTGAGAGGATATTACTATTATTTGCTGACCTCTTTCTTTGGTGAAGTACCTTTGAAACTTGCTCCGACAATGTCTGCCAATGATAACTATTTGGCGAAATCGCCATTGGTGGATATTTACAAACAGATTGTAAAGGATATGCAAGAGGCGGAAAAGCTGGTGTTGGATATTGATGCACTTGGTTATAACGAACGAATTACCAAAACGGGGGTTCAGGCTATTTTGGCAAGGGTATTCCTTAAAATGGCGGGTGAACCGCTGAAAGACGAGACACGCTATGCGGATGCTTTGGAATATGCCAACAAGGTGATTGCTTCTACGAAGCATGAGTTGAACTTTGATTATAAACAAATCTTTATTAATCATTCGCAAGATATTAATGAAAGCAAGGAGTGTATTTGGGAAATAGGCATGTATGGTAACAAAATTGGTACGGTAGATTTGGCGGGATCCGTAGGAGTGGAGAATGGCATTTTGTGTCGTGATGAATCAATAGGCTACTCGGGAGGCCCGATGAAGGCTTCTAAAAGACTTTATGATTCGTATGGAGAAGGTGATTTGCGTAAGGACTGGAATGTAGCTCCTTATTACTATAATGTAGTGGAAGAAACAAAGGTCAATGAGGAAACACAGGAGGTAGAAGTGGTTCAGGTAACTAAGAAAGTAATGTTCTCGGCTACTCAGATATATAATCGTAACCCAGGTAAATGGAGAAGAGAGTACGAAATAGGACAAAAAGCACGTCTCTTTAATTCCACAAATTTTCCTGTAATCCGCTACAGTGATGTCCTGCTGATGAAAGCTGAGGCAGAGAATGAAGTTAACGGTCCTACCGATGAAGCGTACGACGCAATCAACCAAGTGAGAAGAAGAGCTTATGGGAAGCCGATTCATACTGTTGATGCGACAGTGGACCTTCCCGCAGATCTGGCTAAGACGGATTTCTTGGAAGAAGTAAAAAAAGAACGGTTTAGGGAACTTTGCTTTGAGGGGATGCGTAAACTCGATCTGCTTCGTTGGGGAGAATATGTGGCTACTATGAAGGCTTTTGGTACGGAAATTTCAACGACAGCTCCATCGGAATTCAAATATGCAAGTAGAGTAGGACAGAATATAACAGACCGTAATGTTCTCTTTCCGATTCCGAATACGGAGATTACCGTCAACAAGCTGATGACGCAGAATGAGGGTTGGTAA
- a CDS encoding SusC/RagA family TonB-linked outer membrane protein — protein sequence MYLFISFSSVVHSAEDVSKMNSMEIAQQAKTRTVVGSVIDFETGEPIIGASVAVAGKSVGTISDLDGNFSIRIDGDNTKLEISFIGYEKQAVTVEDGKKLTIRLRAVSELLDEVVITAYGSGLRKDLTGAIAKANVQDMRKAPVFNFEESLAGRVAGVQVTSSDGQPGSDLQIVIRGNNSVTQDNSPLYVVDGFPLEMAVGNMLNPEEIESIEILKDASATAIYGARGANGVILVTTKKGKVSSPTVTYSGWVGVQQIIKKQEMLDPYEFVRYQLEADYNVYSKRYLAGERTLEDYRNIEGINWQDKVYRDALVHSHNIAVRGGTEKTRYSVSGSLVNQQGIMLNSGYKKYQGRFVLDQTITKKIKVGINANYTYSKKYGTIVSESQTSPTASLMYALWGYRPVAGVNDSDLLNDLYDESTDPTTDLRINPLMAAENEYNPLFTYNFIGNAYFEYKILKNLTLKITGGYNKIHQRKEVFFNSNSRGGHRYTNNKVNGWITNTERTSLLNENTLTYDVPLKKGHRLKVLGGFTVQDNSTFIDEIRAINVPNEALGIAGLDEGELASATISKTANGLVSYLGRADYNYKSKYLLTVSFRADGSSKFPKDNRWAYFPSASAAWGFGEEKFVKNVKWISSGKLRAGIGTTGNNRVTDYAALTALQITADSGYSTGNTPGKGVVPKTLGNPKLKWETTVQTNIGLDMSFLDNRISLTADYYYKKTKDLLLNATLAPSMGFLSAYRNVGSVSNSGLELTIDTKNIQTKEFSWTSSFNISFNRNKVLSLNDDEPSLASRVNWGNFNNAYPYIAIPGHPIAMFYGHIFDGVYQYTDFDKVGESYILKDGVPNNGNAREKIQPGDIKFKDINRDGVVNDYDLTIIGNPNPKHIGGFGNNFQYKNFDLNVFFQWSYGGDVLNANRIEFEGGDPNARTSLNMFASFANRWTPENQTNELYRIGGQGPAVYSSRTIEDGSFLRLKTVSLGYRLPNAWLKKINIKSLRVYASAQNLITWTKYSGPDPEVSTRPTALTPSFDWSPYPRPRTLTLGVDISF from the coding sequence ATGTACTTATTTATTTCCTTTTCTTCTGTAGTACATTCGGCAGAAGATGTCTCAAAAATGAACAGTATGGAGATTGCCCAACAGGCAAAAACGCGAACGGTAGTTGGCTCGGTGATTGATTTTGAAACAGGAGAACCTATTATTGGGGCTTCTGTGGCAGTTGCTGGGAAAAGTGTGGGTACTATCAGTGATTTGGATGGGAATTTTTCTATCCGGATAGATGGAGATAATACAAAATTAGAGATTTCTTTTATTGGGTACGAAAAACAGGCAGTGACGGTAGAGGATGGAAAGAAGCTGACTATTCGCTTGCGTGCCGTTTCAGAATTGTTAGATGAAGTGGTGATTACTGCGTATGGTTCCGGACTTCGTAAGGATTTGACAGGAGCTATTGCAAAGGCGAATGTGCAAGATATGCGTAAAGCGCCGGTTTTTAATTTTGAAGAAAGTCTTGCAGGTCGTGTGGCAGGTGTACAGGTGACTTCCTCCGACGGACAGCCGGGTAGTGACTTGCAGATTGTTATCCGTGGTAATAACTCGGTAACTCAGGATAATTCCCCATTATATGTAGTGGATGGCTTTCCGCTGGAAATGGCAGTGGGGAATATGCTGAACCCCGAAGAAATCGAGTCTATTGAAATATTGAAAGATGCGTCGGCTACGGCTATCTATGGTGCGAGAGGTGCGAACGGGGTAATTTTGGTAACTACAAAGAAAGGAAAAGTTAGTTCGCCTACCGTGACATATAGTGGCTGGGTAGGTGTACAACAGATTATCAAGAAGCAGGAAATGCTTGATCCTTATGAATTTGTGCGTTATCAGTTGGAAGCAGACTACAACGTTTACAGTAAGCGCTACTTGGCTGGCGAAAGGACATTGGAAGATTATCGGAATATCGAAGGTATTAACTGGCAGGACAAGGTGTATAGGGATGCTTTGGTGCATAGCCACAATATAGCTGTCAGGGGTGGAACTGAAAAGACGAGATACTCAGTTTCCGGTTCATTGGTGAATCAGCAAGGTATCATGTTGAACAGCGGTTATAAAAAGTATCAAGGTCGTTTTGTATTGGATCAGACAATCACCAAGAAAATAAAAGTAGGTATTAATGCCAATTATACATATTCGAAGAAATATGGTACCATTGTATCTGAATCGCAGACCAGCCCTACAGCGAGTTTGATGTATGCATTGTGGGGATACCGTCCGGTAGCAGGTGTCAATGATAGTGACTTGTTGAACGATTTGTATGATGAATCAACCGATCCGACTACCGATCTTCGAATCAATCCTCTGATGGCAGCTGAAAATGAGTATAACCCATTGTTTACTTACAATTTCATCGGTAACGCTTATTTTGAGTATAAAATTTTAAAGAACCTGACTCTCAAGATTACCGGTGGATATAATAAGATACATCAACGGAAAGAAGTCTTTTTCAACTCTAACTCTCGGGGGGGACATCGTTATACTAATAATAAGGTGAATGGTTGGATAACCAACACGGAGCGAACTAGCCTGTTGAACGAAAATACGTTGACATATGATGTTCCCTTGAAGAAGGGACATCGTCTGAAAGTGCTGGGCGGTTTCACTGTGCAGGATAATAGTACATTTATTGATGAAATCAGAGCGATAAATGTCCCTAATGAGGCGTTGGGGATCGCCGGACTGGATGAGGGTGAACTGGCGTCCGCCACTATCAGCAAGACAGCCAACGGCTTGGTCTCTTATTTAGGAAGAGCGGATTATAATTATAAGTCCAAATATCTGTTGACCGTTTCATTCCGTGCCGACGGTTCGTCGAAGTTCCCAAAAGATAACCGTTGGGCTTATTTCCCGTCTGCCTCCGCTGCTTGGGGATTTGGTGAAGAGAAATTCGTGAAAAATGTAAAATGGATTAGTAGTGGTAAACTGAGGGCAGGTATCGGTACGACAGGTAACAACCGTGTGACGGACTATGCTGCACTGACAGCCTTACAGATAACGGCAGACTCCGGGTACAGTACAGGTAATACACCGGGCAAAGGGGTAGTGCCGAAAACGTTGGGAAATCCCAAACTAAAATGGGAGACTACCGTACAGACTAATATTGGATTGGATATGTCGTTTTTGGATAATCGGATTTCGTTGACGGCAGATTATTACTATAAGAAAACGAAAGACCTGTTGTTGAATGCTACATTGGCACCTAGTATGGGATTTTTGTCTGCTTATAGAAATGTTGGATCGGTTTCCAATTCGGGACTTGAGTTGACCATTGACACTAAAAATATACAAACGAAAGAGTTCTCCTGGACTTCCAGCTTCAATATATCATTCAATCGCAACAAAGTCTTGTCATTGAACGATGATGAACCGAGTTTGGCAAGCCGTGTGAACTGGGGTAATTTCAACAATGCTTATCCTTATATTGCCATTCCGGGACATCCGATTGCTATGTTCTACGGACATATTTTTGATGGAGTTTATCAGTATACAGATTTCGATAAGGTAGGGGAATCTTATATATTGAAAGACGGTGTTCCCAATAATGGAAATGCGCGTGAGAAAATTCAGCCGGGAGATATCAAATTCAAGGACATTAATCGCGATGGAGTGGTGAATGACTATGACCTGACTATTATCGGTAATCCGAATCCAAAGCATATCGGCGGATTTGGTAATAACTTTCAGTATAAGAATTTTGATTTGAACGTATTCTTCCAATGGAGTTATGGCGGCGATGTGCTGAATGCTAACCGTATTGAGTTTGAAGGTGGTGATCCGAATGCCCGTACCTCACTCAATATGTTTGCTTCGTTTGCCAACCGTTGGACTCCCGAGAACCAGACAAACGAGCTCTACCGGATAGGTGGGCAAGGACCAGCTGTTTATTCGTCGCGTACTATTGAAGACGGTTCTTTCTTGCGTTTGAAAACGGTATCATTAGGATATAGATTGCCGAACGCATGGCTGAAAAAGATAAATATTAAGTCATTGAGAGTGTATGCTTCTGCGCAGAACTTGATTACATGGACTAAATATTCAGGACCGGACCCGGAAGTTTCTACTCGCCCTACAGCGTTGACGCCCTCTTTCGATTGGTCTCCTTATCCAAGGCCGAGAACTTTAACATTAGGAGTTGATATTTCTTTTTAA
- a CDS encoding LacI family DNA-binding transcriptional regulator, with protein MSKPRVTIKDLAKELKISTSTVSRALCDKWDVNPETRKAVLELAEKWNYKPNPISLSLKQSQSMFIGVIVPEFVNSFFSEVIMGIQSVLNPEGYHVLIMQSNESHENELRNMKALEAQMVDGFLISVTQESENTSYFSDLIRNNFPVVFFNRICAELSAPYVVIDDYKWAFAAVEHLIQQGCRRIVHLAGSEDLLIAQKRKKGYMDALRKYGLPVEESLIIDCGIMMEKGIMAAYQILEMEKMPDGIFAVNDPVAIGAMKTLQKNKIRIPEDMAVVGFSESKEAFIVEPNLTSVEQPTFEMGRNAAQLLLEQIKHNVNNEDKMLSKSVILDAKLNIRESSLRKMS; from the coding sequence ATGAGTAAACCAAGAGTGACCATCAAGGATTTAGCCAAGGAACTGAAGATTTCGACTTCTACAGTTTCCAGAGCCTTGTGTGATAAATGGGACGTTAATCCGGAAACACGCAAAGCTGTTCTGGAACTTGCAGAAAAATGGAATTATAAGCCAAATCCGATTTCTTTGAGTCTGAAACAAAGCCAGTCCATGTTTATCGGAGTGATTGTACCTGAATTTGTCAATTCTTTCTTTTCTGAAGTGATTATGGGTATTCAGAGTGTGCTGAATCCTGAAGGATATCATGTGCTGATAATGCAATCTAATGAATCGCATGAGAATGAATTGCGGAATATGAAGGCGTTGGAAGCGCAGATGGTGGATGGCTTTCTGATCTCGGTGACCCAGGAATCGGAAAATACCAGTTATTTTTCTGACTTGATTAGGAATAATTTTCCTGTGGTTTTCTTCAATCGGATTTGTGCAGAGTTGAGTGCTCCTTATGTGGTTATTGATGATTATAAGTGGGCTTTTGCTGCAGTTGAACATTTGATACAGCAAGGGTGTAGACGGATTGTTCATTTGGCAGGTTCTGAAGATTTGCTTATCGCACAGAAACGCAAAAAAGGATATATGGATGCCTTGCGAAAGTATGGTTTGCCGGTTGAAGAGTCTTTGATCATCGATTGCGGAATAATGATGGAGAAAGGAATCATGGCGGCTTATCAGATTCTTGAAATGGAAAAAATGCCGGATGGAATCTTTGCAGTGAACGATCCGGTGGCAATAGGAGCGATGAAAACTCTTCAGAAAAACAAGATTAGAATTCCGGAGGATATGGCAGTAGTTGGTTTTTCCGAATCTAAGGAAGCATTTATTGTGGAACCTAATCTGACTAGTGTGGAGCAACCTACTTTTGAAATGGGGCGGAATGCTGCACAATTATTATTGGAGCAAATCAAGCATAATGTCAATAATGAGGATAAAATGCTGTCGAAGTCGGTTATTCTGGATGCAAAATTAAATATCAGGGAATCTTCTCTTAGGAAGATGAGTTGA